A stretch of the Melitaea cinxia chromosome 14, ilMelCinx1.1, whole genome shotgun sequence genome encodes the following:
- the LOC123659812 gene encoding zinc finger protein 470-like yields MPREESFARLGGLSWEQWSARLALPLVAGMRVAPPPAPGEPAFTCPDCGRVYKLKSSLRNHQKWECGKEPQFQCPYCVYRAKQKMHIARHMERMHREVQVKHEQFLKRDNVDAFAQLYTPYILGYGTAGLSSGKVGWTLYECVDCGNKYKHKGSLQRHIKYECRKQPSFKCPYCVYRAYQKHNLLLHERHLHKDLPEKVDFVSE; encoded by the exons ATGCCTC GCGAGGAGTCGTTCGCGCGGCTGGGCGGGCTGTCGTGGGAGCAGTGGTCGGCGCGCCTGGCGCTGCCGCTGGTGGCCGGCATGCGCGtcgcgccgccgcccgcgcccggcGAGCCCGCCTTCACCTGCCCCGACTGCGGCCGCGTCTACAAGCTCAAGTCCTCGCTCCGCAACCACCAGAAGTGGGAGTGCGGCAAGGAGCCCCAGTTCCAGTGCCCCTACTGTGTGTACCGCGCCAAGCAGAAGATGCACATCGCGCGCCACATGGAGCGCATGCACCGCGAGGTGCAGGTCAAGCACGAGCAGTTCCTCAAGCGAGACAACGTGGATGCCT TTGCACAGTTGTACACACCTTATATATTGGGTTACGGTACGGCCGGTCTGAGTAGCGGCAAAGTCGGGTGGACGCTATATGAGTGCGTGGATTGTGGGAACAAATACAAGCACAAGGGTTCTCTGCAGCGACACATTAAATACGAATGTAGGAAACAGCCGAGTTTCAAGTGTCCTTACTGCGTGTATCGCGCCTATCAGAAGCATAATTTGCTTCTACACGAACGACATCTGCATAAAGATTTACCAGAGAAGGTGGATTTCGTGTCGGAATGA